CTCTTCCATCCTTCTTTTTATTTCTTGTAGATGTGTCCTTACCTCTGGCATATTCTTGAAAAATTCCATCTCCAAGTCCAAAACAAGACTATAGAAGCTATTAGAAAGCTCTTTGAGCCTGTCCCAACTGAGGTCCAAATGCTTGTAATTTAACTTTTCAACGCGAAGCATCCTATCAATCAAAGACCTCTCAATGAGGAGTTTACCCTCCAGCCTTGTCCCCACCTTTATAGCTTCGCAAGCGTAAAGCGATTTATCTGAACCTATCATCTTTGGCACTTCTACGCATAGGTCTCTTAGCTCAAAAAACAGGTCAGGAAAGGCTATAGCCTTAAAAAGGTCATACTTGGCATCCATATTTCCCACAGGATTAAAAAAGCTTTCTTCAAAGCCCTTACCCTTTGAACCAAACTTTTCAAGCTCCCCTTTATTGTTAACCTTCTGTCTTAGCATGAGCCTTATACTCTCTCTCAATTCCTTATCCACCAGCAAAAGACCACCCATATAGGCAGTCCTTAGAGCACCCTTTAACTCACTGCCGGGTATATAAGGCATGCCAAGAGACTTTATAAATAGCTCCACCTCATTAGTCTTTAGAGAACCAACTATCTCAATTCTATAGAGAGGCTTTCCCACATCAACCCCTAACTCCTTTAGCATAGAGAGGCTAAAGTCTTTGTTTTGCATTAAGATTCTAAGGTTTTGAAGGAAAGCGGGATTTTTCTCTAAAAGGTGAGCTATCAAGTGTTGATAGGGATAAACCTCAAGGAAGTTATCTTTTATCGTATACTCCCACTTGGTAATCCTTTCTCC
The window above is part of the Aquificaceae bacterium genome. Proteins encoded here:
- the csm5 gene encoding type III-A CRISPR-associated RAMP protein Csm5, which encodes MLNFSLEVLSPVHIGSGERITKWEYTIKDNFLEVYPYQHLIAHLLEKNPAFLQNLRILMQNKDFSLSMLKELGVDVGKPLYRIEIVGSLKTNEVELFIKSLGMPYIPGSELKGALRTAYMGGLLLVDKELRESIRLMLRQKVNNKGELEKFGSKGKGFEESFFNPVGNMDAKYDLFKAIAFPDLFFELRDLCVEVPKMIGSDKSLYACEAIKVGTRLEGKLLIERSLIDRMLRVEKLNYKHLDLSWDRLKELSNSFYSLVLDLEMEFFKNMPEVRTHLQEIKRRMEEGILLRIGKHQGYLSTTIMAVFKKEDPELFERVYDASVSQSRKEKPKTRRISSKNLTFGWVLIKRV